A segment of the Streptomyces pactum genome:
GCGGCTGCGGCTGGCATGGGTGGCAGTAAACCATCGATCGCTGACTTCCGGACCTCTGGGGAGTGGTGCCGTCCGGCGGCACGATCGGGGGCATGGACATCGCGGAGAACGCAGCACTGGTGGTCGTGGACGTGCAGAAGGGCTTCGAGGAGGTCGGCTTCTGGGGTACGCGCAACAACCCGGCGGCGGATGACAACATCGCCGCGCTCGTCGACGTATGGCAGTCGACCGGGCGGCCGGTCGTCTTCGTACGGCACGACTCGGTGAAGGCCGGGTCGCCGTTGCGGGCCGGGGGCGAGGGCAACGGGTTCAAGGAGTACGTGGAAACGCGGCGCGGGAAGGGGGGCGGGGCCGAGCTGCTGGTGACGAAGAGCGTGAACTCCGCGTTCCTCGGGACGCCGGACCTGGGTGCCTGGCTGCGGGGCGCGGGGATCTCGCAGATCGTGCTCGCCGGGATCCAGACGAACATGTGCGTCGAGACGACGGCGCGTATGGGCGGGAACCTCGGGTACGAGGTCGTGGTCGCGTTCGACGCGACGTACACCTTCGGCCTGGAGGGGCCCTTCGGCTGGCGGCAGAGCGCGGACGAACTGGCGCGTGCGACGGCGGTGTCGCTGCACGGGGGCGGGTTCGCGGAGGTGGTGATGACGGAGGACGTCGTGGCCGGGGCGGAGTAGGCGGGCGGGGCCGGGCCCCGACGCCTTTGCTGCGGGTGAGTGGGAGGCGCGGCGCGGGGAGTCAGTCCTTGGCGCCGGAGGCCAGTTCGCGGCTGCGGTCGCGGGCGGCTTCGAGGGCGGCGATGAGGGCGGCGCGGACGCCGTGGTTCTCGAGTTCGCGGATGGCGTTGATGGTGGTGCCGGCGGGGGACGTGACGTTCTCGCGGAGCTTGACCGGGTGTTCGCCGCTGTCGCGGAGCATTTTGGCGGCGCCGATCGCGGACTGGACGATCAGGTCGTGCGCCTTGTCGCGGGGCAGGCCGAGGAGGATGCCGGCGTCGGTCATGGCCTCGACCAGATAGAAGAAGTACGCCGGGCCGGAGCCGGAGAGGGCGGTGCAGGCGTCCTGCTGGGACTCGGGGACGCGCAGGGTCTTGCCGACGGCGCCGAAGATCTCCTCGGTGTGCGTGAGGTGGCCGGCGGTGGCGTGCGTGCCGGCGGAGATGACGGACATGGCCTCGTCGACGAGGGCCGGGGTGTTCGTCATGACGCGGACCACCGGGGTGCCGGGAGCCAGGCGCTCCTCGAAGAAGGAGGTCGGGATGCCCGCCGCGCCGCTGATGACCAGTCGGTCGGCGGGGACGTGCGGGGCGAGTTCGTCGAGGAGGGTGCCCATGTCCTGCGGCTTGACCGTGAGGATCAGGGTGTCGGCGGTCTTGGCGGCCTCGGCGTTGGTCACCGGGGTGACTCCGTGGCGGGTGCGGAGCTCGTCGGCCCGTTCCTGGCGGCGGGCGGTGACCATGAGGTCGGCGGGTGCCCAGCCGGCTCCGATCATTCCGCTGAGCAGGGCTTCGCCGATCTTGCCGGTGCCGAGGACTGCGACTTTCTGGGTCATGGCTTTCGGTGCCCTCCGGTGCCCTCTGGGGGTGCTTCGTCCGTCGTCGCCATCCTCGCATCCAAGGGGAGGGCGGGGCGGGGGCGTCCGGTGGGCGGAACGCCGGCGGGGCGGTTACGCCGTCCGGCGTTTGAGGGTGGCGGCGCCCAGGGCCAGGACCAGGAGGGCGCAGCCGGCGACGATCACGACGTCCCGTACGAAGGCGGCGGTCATGTCGGTGTGGCGCAGGACCTCGTTCATGCCGTCGACCGCGTAGGACATCGGCAGGACGTCGGAGACGGCCTCCAGGGCCGGGTGCATCTGGTCGCGCGGTGTGAAGAGTCCGCACAGGAGCAACTGGGGGAAGATCACGGCCGGCATGAACTGCACCGCCTGGAACTCGGAGGCCGCGAAGGCCGAGACGAAGAGGCCGAGCGCGGTACCGAGGAGGGC
Coding sequences within it:
- the proC gene encoding pyrroline-5-carboxylate reductase encodes the protein MTQKVAVLGTGKIGEALLSGMIGAGWAPADLMVTARRQERADELRTRHGVTPVTNAEAAKTADTLILTVKPQDMGTLLDELAPHVPADRLVISGAAGIPTSFFEERLAPGTPVVRVMTNTPALVDEAMSVISAGTHATAGHLTHTEEIFGAVGKTLRVPESQQDACTALSGSGPAYFFYLVEAMTDAGILLGLPRDKAHDLIVQSAIGAAKMLRDSGEHPVKLRENVTSPAGTTINAIRELENHGVRAALIAALEAARDRSRELASGAKD
- a CDS encoding cysteine hydrolase family protein → MDIAENAALVVVDVQKGFEEVGFWGTRNNPAADDNIAALVDVWQSTGRPVVFVRHDSVKAGSPLRAGGEGNGFKEYVETRRGKGGGAELLVTKSVNSAFLGTPDLGAWLRGAGISQIVLAGIQTNMCVETTARMGGNLGYEVVVAFDATYTFGLEGPFGWRQSADELARATAVSLHGGGFAEVVMTEDVVAGAE